In Gadus chalcogrammus isolate NIFS_2021 chromosome 11, NIFS_Gcha_1.0, whole genome shotgun sequence, a single window of DNA contains:
- the LOC130391562 gene encoding procathepsin L-like produces MFNCMLLASLCLTAAAMFDTEFDLPWAMWKRTYNKNYETQVEEVGRRELWEFNLKMISVHNLEASMGRHTYRLSMNHLGDRTREERHRLLARMHIPSDHQRAHTAFQGAASDPLPDSLDWRDKGYVTKVKDQYLCGSCWAFSAVGALEGQLAKTTGKLVDLSPQNLVDCSGRFGNHGCSGGSMHQAFRYVIANEGIDSEEAYPYRAKGQQCMYTAASRAANCSGYMILPQGREELLQRAVALVGPISVAIDASQQKFAFYESGVYNEPTCTQKVNHGVLVVGYGTQDGQEYWLVKNSWGKGFGEKGYIRMSRNQGNQCGIAVYCSFPIMNKETN; encoded by the exons ATGTTTAACTGTATGCTGCTCGCCTCCCTTTGTCTGACGGCGGCGGCAATGTTTGACACTGAGTTTGACCTCCCCTGGGCAATGTGGAAAAGGACCTACAACAAGAACTATGAGACCCAG gTGGAAGAGGTGGGCCGCAGGGAGCTGTGGGAGTTCAACCTGAAGATGATCAGTGTCCACAACCTGGAGGCATCCATGGGCCGGCACACCTACCGCCTCAGCATGAACCACCTGGGAGACAgg acaagagaggagagacatCGGTTGTTGGCTAGGATGCATATTCCCTctgaccaccagagggcgcaCACGGCCTTCCAGGGAGCAGCCAGCGATCCTTTGCCAGATAGCCTGGACTGGAGGGACAAGGGCTACGTCACCAAAGTTAAAGATCAG tactTGTGCGGGTCCTGCTGGGCCTTCAGTGCTGTGGGGGCCCTGGAGGGCCAGCTGGCCAAGACCACCGGGAAGCTGGTGGACCTAAGCCCTCAGAACCTGGTGGACTGCTCCGGCCGCTTCGGGAACCACGGCTGCTCGGGGGGCAGCATGCACCAGGCCTTCCGCTACGTCATCGCCAACGAGGGGATAGACTCCGAGGAGGCCTACCCCTACCGGGCCAAA ggTCAACAGTGCATGTACACCGCGGCGTCCCGCGCAGCTAACTGTTCCGGCTACATGATCCTGCCACAGGGCAGAGAGGAGTTGCTGCAGCGCGCCGTGGCACTCGTGGGACCCATCTCCGTAGCGATCGACGCCTCCCAACAGAAATTTGCTTTCTACGAGAGCG GGGTGTACAACGAGCCGACGTGCACCCAGAAGGTGAACCACGGGGTGCTGGTGGTTGGCTACGGGACGCAGGATGGCCAGGAGTACTGGCTGGTGAAGAACag tTGGGGAAAAGGCTTCGGAGAAAAGGGGTACATCCGAATGTCTCGTAACCAGGGCAACCAGTGTGGCATCGCTGTGTACTGCTCCTTCCCCATTatgaacaaagaaacaaactaa
- the onecutl gene encoding one cut domain, family member, like, with translation MDVSLGEMSLHSHPELAHSQDGRAMLHTRDLSAAFPRPTLGGPSMSLEPEHRPPGFDHSMSALGYGGDAPSSCGSTYTTLTPLQPFDDKFHHHHHHHHPCLPVSNVIGSFTLMREDRGLPGNFYNPYAKELAVAQSLSPPSAAGGSSAMHGYGGLGASPPANPNAGQMLHGGYEVHAGNLFCRTPDFGRDMSPPGLGVGGGGGGGGGGDGSLVGHQLNKMDAHQHAPSHHPHLYNQHYQHHPHHPHHPHHPHHPSQQNAKILGEHPLASASPALSLSPPGEGMHGGGGNNNGGGGLGGVGGGGVGGEEINTRDVAQRIITELKRYSIPQAIFAERVLCRSQGTLSDLLRNPKPWGKLKSGRETFKRMSRWLQEPEFQRMASLRLEACKRKEQEQSKLERNQGPKRTRLVFTDLQRRTLLAIFRENHRPAKDLQITISQQLGLELSTVSNFFMNARRRNLNKWADEGRPSSTGSSGSSVSSSAVSCSTA, from the exons ATGGATGTGAGTCTGGGGGAGATGTCCCTCCACAGCCACCCCGAGCTGGCCCACAGCCAGGACGGCCGGGCCATGCTCCACACCAGGGACCTCTCGGCCGCCTTCCCCCGGCCCACCCTTGGGGGCCCCTCCATGTCCCTGGAGCCCGAGCACCGGCCCCCGGGATTTGACCACTCCATGTCAGCCCTCGGCTACGGCGGCGACGCGCCCTCCAGCTGCGGCAGCACCTACACCACCCTGacgccgctgcagcccttcgacgACAagttccaccaccaccaccaccaccaccacccctgccTGCCCGTCAGCAACGTGATCGGCAGCTTCACCCTGATGCGGGAGGACCGCGGCCTGCCCGGGAACTTCTACAACCCCTACGCCAAGGAGCTGGCGGTGGCCCAGAGCCTCAGCCCGCCCTCGGCCGCGGGGGGCTCCTCCGCCATGCACGGCTACGGCGGCTTGGGCGCCAGCCCCCCCGCCAACCCCAACGCCGGCCAGATGCTGCACGGCGGCTACGAGGTGCACGCCGGCAACCTGTTCTGCCGGACCCCCGACTTCGGCCGCGACATGTCCCCGCCGGGCCTGGGCGtaggcggcgggggcgggggcgggggcgggggcgacgGCTCGCTGGTGGGTCACCAGCTCAACAAGATGGACGCCCACCAGCACGCGCCcagccaccacccccacctctacAACCAGCACTACCagcaccacccacaccacccccaccacccccaccacccacaccaccccaGCCAGCAGAACGCCAAGATCCTCGGGGAGCACCCGCTGGCCTCCGCCTCGCCCgccctgtccctgtccccccCGGGCGAGGGGatgcacggcggcggcggcaacaacaacggcggcggcggcctgggTGGAGTAGGAGGCGGAGGAGTGGGCGGGGAGGAGATTAACACCAGGGACGTGGCCCAGCGCATCATCACGGAGCTGAAGCGCTACAGCATCCCCCAGGCCATCTTTGCTGAGCGGGTGCTCTGCCGGTCGCAGGGCACCCTGTCCGACCTGCTGAGGAACCCCAAGCCCTGGGGGAAGCTCAAGTCGGGCCGGGAGACCTTCAAGAGGATGTCCCGCTGGCTGCAGGAGCCCGAGTTCCAGAGGATGGCCTCGCTCCGGCTTGAGG CATGCAAGCggaaggagcaggagcagagcAAGCTGGAGCGGAACCAGGGGCCCAAGCGCACCCGGCTGGTGTTCACTGACCTCCAGAGACGCACGCTGCTGGCCATCTTCAGGGAGAACCACCGGCCGGCCAAGGACCTGCAGATCACCATCTCCCAGCAGCTGGGCCTGGAGCTGTCCACCGTCAGCAACTTCTTCATGAACGCCCGGCGCCGCAACCTCAACAAGTGGGCCGACGAGGGCCGCCCGTCCTCCACGGGCTCCTCCGGCTCcagcgtctcctcctccgccgtgtCCTGCAGCAccgcctga